The Longimicrobium sp. genome includes a region encoding these proteins:
- a CDS encoding dockerin type I repeat-containing protein, with the protein MSRYSMKAAVLAGVLLLGALIPALAQQRDPGLVGDVNGDGRITSADALAVYAYLAGRPIPASFDVPGRGDADGDGQITRADAELIMRVAV; encoded by the coding sequence ATGTCCCGCTACTCCATGAAGGCGGCCGTGCTGGCCGGGGTGCTGCTGCTGGGCGCCCTGATCCCCGCACTGGCCCAGCAGCGTGACCCCGGCCTGGTGGGTGACGTCAATGGCGACGGCCGAATCACGTCGGCCGACGCCCTTGCCGTTTATGCCTACCTGGCGGGGCGGCCGATCCCGGCCAGCTTCGACGTTCCGGGCCGCGGCGACGCGGACGGCGACGGGCAGATCACCCGCGCGGACGCGGAGCTGATCATGCGCGTGGCGGTG
- a CDS encoding M28 family peptidase, with protein sequence MPHTRSIALAAMLAVVAGAAAAQTPRAASAAPPALSAITREELRRDLFAMASDSMRGREGATQDELRASVWVAERARQAGLLPAGDDGTYFQFFPLRRIRQTAASTVAIGGAPLALWEDAVLLAPVTARVNAQVARVEGAGAGEQGRVVVARLKAPSRVPPRGVSLWEWRYAMSAMREQSMALRAGNPAAIVLVADTVAAAAFGRMQHWQREGLYLLDEPRGTMRAAPGPPVFLVRPGVMERLADGARFTADLAVESFVFPSVNVVARVPGTDPRLRAEHVVFSGHQDHDGIGEPVNGDSIWNGADDNATVSVALLAIGRAFARRPGRRSALFVWHGAEERGLLGSYWYSEHPTVPKESLVAVLNGDMIGRNHPDSAALLGSIPPHRNSMALVEMALEANRRHTRFILDNSWDDPAHPENWYFRSDHLPYAREGVPAIFFTTLLHPDYHTPEDEPERIDIAKLTRMTQWMYATGWAVANAAQRPAVDPGFRLER encoded by the coding sequence CCGCCGCGACCTCTTCGCCATGGCGTCGGACTCCATGCGCGGGCGCGAGGGCGCGACTCAGGATGAGCTGCGCGCCTCCGTCTGGGTGGCGGAGCGCGCACGGCAGGCGGGGCTGCTGCCCGCGGGCGACGACGGCACCTACTTCCAGTTCTTCCCCCTGCGCCGCATACGGCAGACGGCGGCGAGCACCGTGGCCATCGGCGGCGCGCCGCTGGCGCTCTGGGAGGATGCGGTCCTCCTCGCCCCGGTCACCGCGCGGGTGAATGCGCAGGTTGCCCGCGTGGAGGGAGCGGGCGCGGGGGAGCAGGGGCGTGTGGTGGTGGCGCGGCTGAAGGCGCCCTCGCGCGTGCCCCCGCGCGGCGTGAGCCTGTGGGAGTGGCGCTACGCCATGTCCGCCATGCGCGAGCAGAGCATGGCGCTGCGGGCGGGGAACCCCGCCGCCATCGTCCTCGTAGCGGACACGGTCGCCGCGGCCGCCTTCGGGCGGATGCAGCACTGGCAGCGCGAGGGCCTGTACCTGCTGGACGAGCCGCGCGGCACGATGCGCGCCGCCCCCGGACCGCCCGTCTTCCTCGTGCGCCCGGGCGTCATGGAGCGGCTGGCGGACGGCGCCCGCTTCACCGCGGATCTCGCCGTGGAGAGCTTCGTCTTTCCCTCGGTCAACGTGGTGGCGCGCGTGCCCGGCACCGACCCGCGCCTGCGCGCCGAGCACGTGGTGTTCAGCGGCCACCAGGACCACGACGGCATCGGCGAGCCGGTGAACGGCGACTCCATCTGGAACGGCGCGGACGACAACGCCACCGTCAGCGTGGCGCTCCTGGCCATCGGGCGGGCCTTCGCGCGGCGGCCGGGACGGCGGTCGGCGCTCTTCGTGTGGCACGGGGCGGAGGAGCGCGGGCTGCTGGGCTCGTACTGGTACTCCGAGCATCCCACGGTGCCGAAGGAGTCGCTGGTGGCGGTGCTCAACGGCGACATGATCGGCCGCAACCACCCGGACAGCGCGGCGCTCCTGGGCTCCATCCCGCCGCACCGCAACTCCATGGCGCTGGTGGAGATGGCGCTGGAGGCCAACCGCCGCCACACCCGCTTCATCCTCGACAACAGCTGGGACGATCCCGCGCACCCGGAGAACTGGTACTTCCGCAGCGACCACCTTCCGTACGCGCGGGAGGGGGTGCCGGCGATCTTCTTCACCACCCTCCTGCACCCCGACTACCACACGCCGGAGGACGAGCCGGAGCGGATCGACATCGCGAAGCTCACGCGCATGACGCAGTGGATGTATGCGACGGGCTGGGCCGTCGCCAACGCCGCCCAGCGCCCGGCCGTAGACCCGGGCTTCAGACTGGAGCGCTGA